GTCACAACTCACAACTAATAATGAACAAAGGTGAGAGAAACCTGCAATTTGCGTAATGCATGCGAAGTGTTTTCTCCCCTTCCAAGACACGTACAATATGAGCCATTATACTTGGCTTGTGAAGTGATGGCTGTTGATGAAAATAAGAATCTTAGAATTAAAAGCTAATTGATATAGATTTCGTAAACAAGATTCCCACAGACAAATTTAAACATAGATTTCAATAAAAAACTGAACTGTCCCTCCATTTCGTTACCTAAATGCAGCATATCAACATTTGCATCATCCTGGTATATACTATAAACTAcccattaaaacaaaacaaaatatggtacgcaaaaagaaaaaaggagaaTCCTTCTCCAGcacaaaaccaaaaacaagtacAAAAACCAACAATGGGAAGAGAATCCAACCGACAGTTTACCAGTTGAGACTTCTCTTATCTTTTTTTTCTCTGGGAAATTCGAACCCAAAACTCAGCAACGAAGACGGTATAAACTTTTTCAATTTAGCCAGGCTAAGCATTATATTAAATCAATCACATGAACAGGAAAGACGAAACAAATGATAAGATTTTTCAACATTTATCAGTACCTGTCGATTAACGAGTACAACATCTCCATCTTCCAAGTGGCGAAATACCACTTTTCCTTCAAAATCTTGGTCTGTACTCCTCCCAGATTGAGTAGCAATTCCTCTTGAGGAGGGTAACTTCCTCGCATATGGCATACGGCTTTTAACATTTTCTGGATTTGGCTTCAATCTCACAGTTCTGTCATTTTCCACGTAGTGTGTAGCATTACCATTAACAATCGCATCCCTCAGTTTGTTCACATTCCAAGGTATCACTCTCTGTAAATCAACAAGAGAAGGATGCATCAAGTTCAAGCAGGTAATGTTaaagaaatatcacaagttgagTTAATCATGTCAAATTCCTTTTCCAAGGACAGGCTAAAGAGAGAATTGAGTCAAGGGACAGTAAAAATGATCAAGAATCAAATTCCAGTATTGAGACAAAAGCATACAATTATAATATTACatgataaaaatgatgatgtttaGGATAAGCATTGGAAGGACATAGAAAGGCCAATCTCTTCAACCTTACCTCTGGATATGTTAACCCTTTTGCGAATGAacgaggaatccgaatttcattgACTGCTAAATAGGGATCAGGAGAGATGACTGACCGACATGTGTAGTCAACCCTCTTTCCCATCATTTGTTGGCGAACCATACCGTCCTTCTTCTCTAACAGCTGACATATTCCTTTAACCGACTTGTTTGAACCTATATTAACAGGAAAGTTCAAATCCACAATGCTCAaaaatagaaggaaaaaaaatgcaaTATAAGATATTCCAGCAAGGTGAGACCCACATGGAGGAGAAATATACAACTGGCGTAAAGAATGGATAGAGTAATAGCATTTGAATCATGTGCCAGAAACTAAACCGTAAGTATGGAAACACTCATCTGCTATGGTCAAATGAAGAGATAAACGATTTAGAAGGGTGTATGTGAACAGGAAGAAGAGAGCGAGTTCAGGAGAAACCCATACCTCCAAGAAGGGTGACAATTTCGGGTTCTAAGCCAGATATAATTGCCTCAATTTACAACCAACTAAATATGCTAATTCTACGAAAACTAAATTCTAATGCATCCATCAAAAGATTGTACATTTTCTGGAAAAATAGGAAATATCAATAATCATTGTATGAAATTTAGAGAAAGAATAATTCAGTCAAGAAACAATGTGATCATTAGAAAGCACTATGACCCTCAAGATTGACATAGTTCTCCTGTGTGCGAGAAAAGATGAAATTattcccatggtttttctgaCAAAGATAACATACAGAAGGTACACTACACAACGAAAGTACTTCTACGACTATTGAGCTCTGCGACATGTACGTTCACCAGTTAATTCCCAAAGATACGAAAATTTGAAAACCACTACAGTCGCGGATATTAGTTCCAAAAACCTCAATTTTAATTCAGTTAACAATAATGAAGTCCAGAATATGACATGGTTTCATCTGAAAAGCTGACGTTAACCTAGTGGGCAGCAGAATCGGAATTTATCAAGTGGGCACCATAATGACGAACAGCAATATCATACCTGCCCAACATTCTGAGAAAAAGGGACGCCAAGGTATAAAGAAATCAACGATGAGTATAAGAGAAGAAACTTTACCTTTGGGTGGCTTGCTATCAAATAAGACATTTACACTATTCTGAAGTTTCTTCCAACTTTTTGTAACATCTTCGATTAATTTTTTGTTGGTAGCATCCACTTTGTCGAGATCAGATATTAAACCTTTATTGCATTTTAAGACTTCACGTAATAATTCAGTGTGAGGATGCTCCATCTCCTAAGAGAAAGATCATACCAAAATGTGTAAGCACATTACATCATAATGGAAGCATAAGCATTTAAAGACTTAAACCCAGAAAATGTAGTTGCAACTTGCAAGTAATACGCCATGTTGTAAAGAATAAACAAACGGGCATCATTGCCCAGAAGGTAACTAGAAGAGCTGCATCACTAGAAGAGCTGATATAAAGACAAATATAAGATACAAAGGTAACTAGAAGAGCTGCATCACTGATTAATGATGTTAGCAGAATATGTTATGGACGGTGGCAATAGAGTATGGATCTAGTCTAATATATAAACGACTAGAATTACATACAGAAATAGGGGGAGAAAATAGGgactaaaaaaacaagaaaggaAGGTAAGCCCTAAGCGAACAGATCAGCAATTATTGGAGTGTTATACATCGCACATTAGTGGATAGGGTCAAAGAGACCCTGTTCTAAAACTGAAAACATATTCCAGTTTGTTTCTTTCATGGAGGTGTTATATTATTGAGAGAATGTAAATATGTAATAAAATATTTAAGGTATATTTTGGGTTTGTTTGCTAGCTCATTTTCTGGTTAGCTATCTCTGTCTTGTATTGATTTTTCTTACTATATTGTTTCTTTATCTGCtttgtcaaaaagaaaaaagtacaTGAAAGATCAGCAGTATGAGATTCAAATATTGGTCTACCAAATTTTACAGAGTTCCTATTctgctttcaaaaccaaattaaGTTGACCTGTCTTGTGTGTCAGATCAGAACCACACTTTTAAATTATCCAAACCTATTttaacttatatatatatatatataaattactgAGTCAACCAGTTGTGGATCTGTGACTCGCAGATAAAGCTCATATACTGCTAAGAACTCTATAAGAAGTCCCAAGGCTATGACAGCAAAACAGCTATAGGTTCAAAGTTTGCTGCAGCAGTATTTTCTACCATTGACATACGCATTTGGGACCCCTAATGTAAATGGAAAAACAATTAAGAGGCACAGAGAGTAAAAAGACGTATaacatgagaagaagaaaagaggtgTTGGTGTACACTTTAGAATAGGTAAGTGGTAACTCACTCTACCACCATCACCCTTGGTAGGAGGACGAAACTTGACCGGAGCAACTAAAAGGGCATCTATGAAAAACATTGAGTAGCTATATTTCTTCTCAGGCGTACATAATCTCTGTTGCTGAATGTCACAAATAAGGGAGCAGATTCGACTCTCTTTTTCCCATACTTTCTTCATATGATCCTTCACCTGTTAGCATATGATGTCGCAAGGAAACATTAACATGCAATACAAAAAGAATTTGCAACAAGAGAATAGCATTTTGTAGTACACAGTTGAAGATTTACTAGATCAGGAGACTATTCCTACTGGCCAGAATGTAATACTAGGTAAGGTCTACCTGTTGTGGTGAAAGTTCTCTATTACAGGGATTCTTTTGCTTATTGTATTCAGCAGGAGGTGCAGATCCTTCTTTGCTTCAAACTGAACCCTTAGCCGAACTCGATGTTCCATTATCCACAGCTCCAGGTGATTCTTCATCATCGGACGGTGCGTCCAGCTCCATTCCAAGAATAACATTTGCTCGAATAGAATGATTTGCCATTTCCtacaggaaaaagaaaagaaaaaaaggttaCATCATCATGAGAATAAATAGAAGTCTTATACGTGAGATCTGATTATCTTCTAAGTGGTGTATGATGTACAAAAGTGCCACAAGTACTTATAACAATGTAATACATAAATATCACTCAAGAGATAAACTGAAAAAACAGCATAAATAACAATGATACAAGTATTGGTCAACTTTATGGAGCAACATCAACATTCATACATGCATAAAACAGTTCTTAGTAAGATAAGTTTCTGACCATTTCTAAGATAATAGAACGATAATAACAAACATACCGCGTGAAacaacccaacactgggacaggTGATTTTGGGATTTTTCTTTTCACACCTAGAGCATTTTCTGCTTGTCTTAGCCTTAAATAAAACATCCAATGCAGATATAGCCTCTTTATATTGCAGACACGTCCAGTTGGGTAGCTCCAAATACTGGGAGTTTAAATATCTCTCCTCGGAAAGCTTGGTGGTGCCTCCCATACTCTCAACATCACTTTCCTCTACATACATTCATCCAATCCTAGAGCTTTTGCCCCGGTAATATAACCTTTTTTGATGAGTTCCAGCTTGTCAACACACATttgaacctaaaaaaaaaaagaatacatcAAAATTAAAAGAGTGAATAGATTAGATAATCGAGAAAGATCACCCATAAGAAATTCCACTTTTCAGATCGCCTTCATCAGTGTTTATGACCTTTGtttccttaaaaagaaaaaacagtaCTTAGCAACCTTTACACAGAGAAACAAATCCATTGTAGAAAATATACCTTTGCTTGTTCTACCAAAAAATGGTGGACAGAAGATGCAAGTCCCCTTCAggaattgaaaaagaaatttgcatAGCAAGGGATTGTAAACTGGCAATGGAAGTTCGATATGACCAAAATGACCAGGGCAAAGAAATG
This portion of the Papaver somniferum cultivar HN1 chromosome 11, ASM357369v1, whole genome shotgun sequence genome encodes:
- the LOC113320440 gene encoding uncharacterized protein LOC113320440; this translates as MGGTTKLSEERYLNSQYLELPNWTCLQYKEAISALDVLFKAKTSRKCSRCEKKNPKITCPSVGLFHAEMANHSIRANVILGMELDAPSDDEESPGAVDNGTSSSAKGSV